The following coding sequences are from one Melopsittacus undulatus isolate bMelUnd1 chromosome 14, bMelUnd1.mat.Z, whole genome shotgun sequence window:
- the PHACTR4 gene encoding phosphatase and actin regulator 4 isoform X4: MGQPHFSRPVNPAAFAEEVDHTPSDAGMGVDVLESGDTTPPTKRKSKFSSFGKIFKPWKWRKKKSSDKFKETSEDGEEPDKLNPPTLKNGHTVPIGGPGLCNQEEEATKPCSLRKPVPAEEPKKRQGSSSSHSGPELEPPQEPYVPRQPLLPPKRPPSTSQEANEAQAKDPVPAPSSTAPAAAKTVNSSAAPAPAPRTLPPALASANTTVPTSTTSTAPAKQPPVPPPKPVNRNSNSVIAELSQAMNSGTSLSKPSPPLPPKRGLLPATTVPEASKPPSDRTVTTNRPALTPMHISSAYPPPSPSPPLPTHIPPEPPRMPLPASTPVLDPPRSLDLPKETPLPPEEFRSLEAGKRTAEQGFGDSHMLPRLPPVPLHIRIQQALASPLPVTPPAEGSHRAHSLLFESDGFGEDNGTLGRTRSLPVTIEMLKVPDDEEEEEDDQEEEQNLGSHVYIGEVPSVTVIPKLVPQVLPEEQEGDEGMSDSDSEGPILYKDDEDEEDESHNSTLANKVKRKDTLAIKLGNTTTAQEEKIVFPRKSKEEWNEIRHQIGTTLIRRLSQRPTAEELEQRNILQPKNEADRQAEKREIKRRLTRKLSQRPTVAELQARKILRFNEYVEVTDAQDYDRRAEKPWTKLTPADKAAIRKELNEFKSCEMEVHEDSKQFTRYHRP; encoded by the exons ATGGGGCAGCCGCACTTCTCGAGACCGGTCAATCCAGCTGCCTTCG CTGAAGAGGTGGATCACACCCCGAGCGATGCCGGCATGGGGGTAGATGTTTTGGAATCGGGTGACACCACACCTCCTAcgaagaggaaaagcaagttCTCAAGCTTTGGCAAGATCTTTAAGCCCTGGaagtggaggaaaaagaaaagcagtgataaATTTAAGGAGACCTCGGAAG ATGGGGAAGAACCAGACAAGCTGAACCCACCCACACTGAAGAATGGCCACACAGTCCCAATCGGTGGTCCTGGGCTTTGTAACCAGGAGGAGGAGGCCACAAAGCCATGCAGCcttaggaagcctgttccagctGAGGAGCCGAAGAAAAGGCAGG GCTCCTCCAGCAGCCACTCCGGACCCGAACTGGAACCACCTCAGGAGCCCTATGTTCCCAGGCAGCCTCTACTTCCTCCCAAAAGACCTCCCTCCACATCCCAAGAGGCAAATGAAGCGCAGGCGAAGGATCCAGTGCCTGCcccctccagcacagcccctgctgcagcaaAGACAGTCAATTCCAGtgctgccccagccccggccccaaGGACTCTGCCCCCTGCTCTTGCCAGTGCCAACACTACTGTTCCTACGAGTAcaaccagcacagctcctgccaaaCAGCCGCCTGTCCCCCCTCCCAAACCTGTCAACAGAAACAGCAACTCAGTAATAG ctgAGCTTTCTCAAGCAATGAACAGTGGTACAAGCTTGTCCaagccttcccctcctctcccaccGAAGAGAGGCCTCCTGCCTGCCACCACTGTGCCAGAGGCCTCCAAGCCCCCGAGCGACAGGACAGTGACAACGAACCGCCCTGCACTGACACCGATGCACATCTCCTCTGCCTACCCACCACCATCACCTTCACCACCCCTGCCCACTCACATCCCCCCTGAACCTCCACGTATGCCCTTGCCTGCCTCCACCCCTGTGCTGGACCCTCCACGCTCCCTGGACCTGCCCAAAGAgactcctcttcctcctgaagAGTTCAGGTCGTTGGAAGCAGGGAAGAGGACAGCAGAGCAAGGCTTTGGTGACTCTCACATGCTGCCGCGCCTGCCCCCAGTCCCACTGCACATCCGGATCCAGCAGGCTCTGGCCAGCCCTCTGCCTGTCACCCCACCTGCAGAGGGCTCACACAGGGCTCACTCGCTGCTCTTTGAGAGTGATGGCTTTGGAGAAGACAACGGCACCCTGGGCAGGACGAGGTCCCTGCCTGTCACCATCGAGATGCTGAAAGT TCCAGAcgatgaggaagaggaagaagatgaccaggaagaggagcagaatTTGGGTTCTCATGTGTATATTGGAGAGGTGCCATCTGTCACAGTCATCCCCAAACTGGTACCCCAGGTTCtgccagaggagcaggaaggagatgAAGGGATGAGCGACTCTGACTCGGAGGGGCCCATCCTGTACAAAGAtgatgaggatgaggaagatGAAAGCCATAACA GCACACTGGCTAACAAAGTGAAGAGGAAAGACACGCTGGCCATAAAGCTGGGGAACACAACCACAGCACAGGAGGAGAAGATTGTCTTCCCTCGGAAGAGCAAGGAAGAGTGGAATGAAATTCGGCATCAGATTGGGACGACACTGATCAG GCGACTAAGTCAGAGACcaacagcagaggagctggagcagaggaacatACTTCAAC CGAAGAACGAAGCTGACCGTCAGGCTGAGAAGCGGGAGATCAAGCGCAGGCTCACCAGAAAG CTTAGTCAAAGGCCTacagtggcagagctgcaggccaGGAAGATCCTGAGGTTTAATGAATATGTGGAAGTAACAGATGCTCAAGACTATGACCGGCGAGCAGAAAAGCCATGGACAAAGCTAACACCAGCCGACAAG GCTGCCATACGGAAGGAGCTGAATGAGTTTAAGAGCTGTGAAATGGAAGTCCATGAGGACAGCAAGCAGTTCACCAG GTACCATCGACCATAA
- the PHACTR4 gene encoding phosphatase and actin regulator 4 isoform X1 produces the protein MGQPHFSRPVNPAAFAEEVDHTPSDAGMGVDVLESGDTTPPTKRKSKFSSFGKIFKPWKWRKKKSSDKFKETSEVLERKISMRKPREELVKRGVLLEDPEQDGEEPDKLNPPTLKNGHTVPIGGPGLCNQEEEATKPCSLRKPVPAEEPKKRQGSSSSHSGPELEPPQEPYVPRQPLLPPKRPPSTSQEANEAQAKDPVPAPSSTAPAAAKTVNSSAAPAPAPRTLPPALASANTTVPTSTTSTAPAKQPPVPPPKPVNRNSNSVIAELSQAMNSGTSLSKPSPPLPPKRGLLPATTVPEASKPPSDRTVTTNRPALTPMHISSAYPPPSPSPPLPTHIPPEPPRMPLPASTPVLDPPRSLDLPKETPLPPEEFRSLEAGKRTAEQGFGDSHMLPRLPPVPLHIRIQQALASPLPVTPPAEGSHRAHSLLFESDGFGEDNGTLGRTRSLPVTIEMLKVPDDEEEEEDDQEEEQNLGSHVYIGEVPSVTVIPKLVPQVLPEEQEGDEGMSDSDSEGPILYKDDEDEEDESHNSTLANKVKRKDTLAIKLGNTTTAQEEKIVFPRKSKEEWNEIRHQIGTTLIRRLSQRPTAEELEQRNILQPKNEADRQAEKREIKRRLTRKLSQRPTVAELQARKILRFNEYVEVTDAQDYDRRAEKPWTKLTPADKAAIRKELNEFKSCEMEVHEDSKQFTRYHRP, from the exons ATGGGGCAGCCGCACTTCTCGAGACCGGTCAATCCAGCTGCCTTCG CTGAAGAGGTGGATCACACCCCGAGCGATGCCGGCATGGGGGTAGATGTTTTGGAATCGGGTGACACCACACCTCCTAcgaagaggaaaagcaagttCTCAAGCTTTGGCAAGATCTTTAAGCCCTGGaagtggaggaaaaagaaaagcagtgataaATTTAAGGAGACCTCGGAAG TTTTAGAACGAAAGATCTCTATGCGAAAGCCAAGAGAGGAGCTGGTAAAAAGAGGGGTTCTGTTGGAAGACCCTGAGCAGG ATGGGGAAGAACCAGACAAGCTGAACCCACCCACACTGAAGAATGGCCACACAGTCCCAATCGGTGGTCCTGGGCTTTGTAACCAGGAGGAGGAGGCCACAAAGCCATGCAGCcttaggaagcctgttccagctGAGGAGCCGAAGAAAAGGCAGG GCTCCTCCAGCAGCCACTCCGGACCCGAACTGGAACCACCTCAGGAGCCCTATGTTCCCAGGCAGCCTCTACTTCCTCCCAAAAGACCTCCCTCCACATCCCAAGAGGCAAATGAAGCGCAGGCGAAGGATCCAGTGCCTGCcccctccagcacagcccctgctgcagcaaAGACAGTCAATTCCAGtgctgccccagccccggccccaaGGACTCTGCCCCCTGCTCTTGCCAGTGCCAACACTACTGTTCCTACGAGTAcaaccagcacagctcctgccaaaCAGCCGCCTGTCCCCCCTCCCAAACCTGTCAACAGAAACAGCAACTCAGTAATAG ctgAGCTTTCTCAAGCAATGAACAGTGGTACAAGCTTGTCCaagccttcccctcctctcccaccGAAGAGAGGCCTCCTGCCTGCCACCACTGTGCCAGAGGCCTCCAAGCCCCCGAGCGACAGGACAGTGACAACGAACCGCCCTGCACTGACACCGATGCACATCTCCTCTGCCTACCCACCACCATCACCTTCACCACCCCTGCCCACTCACATCCCCCCTGAACCTCCACGTATGCCCTTGCCTGCCTCCACCCCTGTGCTGGACCCTCCACGCTCCCTGGACCTGCCCAAAGAgactcctcttcctcctgaagAGTTCAGGTCGTTGGAAGCAGGGAAGAGGACAGCAGAGCAAGGCTTTGGTGACTCTCACATGCTGCCGCGCCTGCCCCCAGTCCCACTGCACATCCGGATCCAGCAGGCTCTGGCCAGCCCTCTGCCTGTCACCCCACCTGCAGAGGGCTCACACAGGGCTCACTCGCTGCTCTTTGAGAGTGATGGCTTTGGAGAAGACAACGGCACCCTGGGCAGGACGAGGTCCCTGCCTGTCACCATCGAGATGCTGAAAGT TCCAGAcgatgaggaagaggaagaagatgaccaggaagaggagcagaatTTGGGTTCTCATGTGTATATTGGAGAGGTGCCATCTGTCACAGTCATCCCCAAACTGGTACCCCAGGTTCtgccagaggagcaggaaggagatgAAGGGATGAGCGACTCTGACTCGGAGGGGCCCATCCTGTACAAAGAtgatgaggatgaggaagatGAAAGCCATAACA GCACACTGGCTAACAAAGTGAAGAGGAAAGACACGCTGGCCATAAAGCTGGGGAACACAACCACAGCACAGGAGGAGAAGATTGTCTTCCCTCGGAAGAGCAAGGAAGAGTGGAATGAAATTCGGCATCAGATTGGGACGACACTGATCAG GCGACTAAGTCAGAGACcaacagcagaggagctggagcagaggaacatACTTCAAC CGAAGAACGAAGCTGACCGTCAGGCTGAGAAGCGGGAGATCAAGCGCAGGCTCACCAGAAAG CTTAGTCAAAGGCCTacagtggcagagctgcaggccaGGAAGATCCTGAGGTTTAATGAATATGTGGAAGTAACAGATGCTCAAGACTATGACCGGCGAGCAGAAAAGCCATGGACAAAGCTAACACCAGCCGACAAG GCTGCCATACGGAAGGAGCTGAATGAGTTTAAGAGCTGTGAAATGGAAGTCCATGAGGACAGCAAGCAGTTCACCAG GTACCATCGACCATAA
- the PHACTR4 gene encoding phosphatase and actin regulator 4 isoform X2: MEESTAEEVDHTPSDAGMGVDVLESGDTTPPTKRKSKFSSFGKIFKPWKWRKKKSSDKFKETSEVLERKISMRKPREELVKRGVLLEDPEQDGEEPDKLNPPTLKNGHTVPIGGPGLCNQEEEATKPCSLRKPVPAEEPKKRQGSSSSHSGPELEPPQEPYVPRQPLLPPKRPPSTSQEANEAQAKDPVPAPSSTAPAAAKTVNSSAAPAPAPRTLPPALASANTTVPTSTTSTAPAKQPPVPPPKPVNRNSNSVIAELSQAMNSGTSLSKPSPPLPPKRGLLPATTVPEASKPPSDRTVTTNRPALTPMHISSAYPPPSPSPPLPTHIPPEPPRMPLPASTPVLDPPRSLDLPKETPLPPEEFRSLEAGKRTAEQGFGDSHMLPRLPPVPLHIRIQQALASPLPVTPPAEGSHRAHSLLFESDGFGEDNGTLGRTRSLPVTIEMLKVPDDEEEEEDDQEEEQNLGSHVYIGEVPSVTVIPKLVPQVLPEEQEGDEGMSDSDSEGPILYKDDEDEEDESHNSTLANKVKRKDTLAIKLGNTTTAQEEKIVFPRKSKEEWNEIRHQIGTTLIRRLSQRPTAEELEQRNILQPKNEADRQAEKREIKRRLTRKLSQRPTVAELQARKILRFNEYVEVTDAQDYDRRAEKPWTKLTPADKAAIRKELNEFKSCEMEVHEDSKQFTRYHRP; this comes from the exons CTGAAGAGGTGGATCACACCCCGAGCGATGCCGGCATGGGGGTAGATGTTTTGGAATCGGGTGACACCACACCTCCTAcgaagaggaaaagcaagttCTCAAGCTTTGGCAAGATCTTTAAGCCCTGGaagtggaggaaaaagaaaagcagtgataaATTTAAGGAGACCTCGGAAG TTTTAGAACGAAAGATCTCTATGCGAAAGCCAAGAGAGGAGCTGGTAAAAAGAGGGGTTCTGTTGGAAGACCCTGAGCAGG ATGGGGAAGAACCAGACAAGCTGAACCCACCCACACTGAAGAATGGCCACACAGTCCCAATCGGTGGTCCTGGGCTTTGTAACCAGGAGGAGGAGGCCACAAAGCCATGCAGCcttaggaagcctgttccagctGAGGAGCCGAAGAAAAGGCAGG GCTCCTCCAGCAGCCACTCCGGACCCGAACTGGAACCACCTCAGGAGCCCTATGTTCCCAGGCAGCCTCTACTTCCTCCCAAAAGACCTCCCTCCACATCCCAAGAGGCAAATGAAGCGCAGGCGAAGGATCCAGTGCCTGCcccctccagcacagcccctgctgcagcaaAGACAGTCAATTCCAGtgctgccccagccccggccccaaGGACTCTGCCCCCTGCTCTTGCCAGTGCCAACACTACTGTTCCTACGAGTAcaaccagcacagctcctgccaaaCAGCCGCCTGTCCCCCCTCCCAAACCTGTCAACAGAAACAGCAACTCAGTAATAG ctgAGCTTTCTCAAGCAATGAACAGTGGTACAAGCTTGTCCaagccttcccctcctctcccaccGAAGAGAGGCCTCCTGCCTGCCACCACTGTGCCAGAGGCCTCCAAGCCCCCGAGCGACAGGACAGTGACAACGAACCGCCCTGCACTGACACCGATGCACATCTCCTCTGCCTACCCACCACCATCACCTTCACCACCCCTGCCCACTCACATCCCCCCTGAACCTCCACGTATGCCCTTGCCTGCCTCCACCCCTGTGCTGGACCCTCCACGCTCCCTGGACCTGCCCAAAGAgactcctcttcctcctgaagAGTTCAGGTCGTTGGAAGCAGGGAAGAGGACAGCAGAGCAAGGCTTTGGTGACTCTCACATGCTGCCGCGCCTGCCCCCAGTCCCACTGCACATCCGGATCCAGCAGGCTCTGGCCAGCCCTCTGCCTGTCACCCCACCTGCAGAGGGCTCACACAGGGCTCACTCGCTGCTCTTTGAGAGTGATGGCTTTGGAGAAGACAACGGCACCCTGGGCAGGACGAGGTCCCTGCCTGTCACCATCGAGATGCTGAAAGT TCCAGAcgatgaggaagaggaagaagatgaccaggaagaggagcagaatTTGGGTTCTCATGTGTATATTGGAGAGGTGCCATCTGTCACAGTCATCCCCAAACTGGTACCCCAGGTTCtgccagaggagcaggaaggagatgAAGGGATGAGCGACTCTGACTCGGAGGGGCCCATCCTGTACAAAGAtgatgaggatgaggaagatGAAAGCCATAACA GCACACTGGCTAACAAAGTGAAGAGGAAAGACACGCTGGCCATAAAGCTGGGGAACACAACCACAGCACAGGAGGAGAAGATTGTCTTCCCTCGGAAGAGCAAGGAAGAGTGGAATGAAATTCGGCATCAGATTGGGACGACACTGATCAG GCGACTAAGTCAGAGACcaacagcagaggagctggagcagaggaacatACTTCAAC CGAAGAACGAAGCTGACCGTCAGGCTGAGAAGCGGGAGATCAAGCGCAGGCTCACCAGAAAG CTTAGTCAAAGGCCTacagtggcagagctgcaggccaGGAAGATCCTGAGGTTTAATGAATATGTGGAAGTAACAGATGCTCAAGACTATGACCGGCGAGCAGAAAAGCCATGGACAAAGCTAACACCAGCCGACAAG GCTGCCATACGGAAGGAGCTGAATGAGTTTAAGAGCTGTGAAATGGAAGTCCATGAGGACAGCAAGCAGTTCACCAG GTACCATCGACCATAA
- the PHACTR4 gene encoding phosphatase and actin regulator 4 isoform X3 has translation MGVDVLESGDTTPPTKRKSKFSSFGKIFKPWKWRKKKSSDKFKETSEVLERKISMRKPREELVKRGVLLEDPEQDGEEPDKLNPPTLKNGHTVPIGGPGLCNQEEEATKPCSLRKPVPAEEPKKRQGSSSSHSGPELEPPQEPYVPRQPLLPPKRPPSTSQEANEAQAKDPVPAPSSTAPAAAKTVNSSAAPAPAPRTLPPALASANTTVPTSTTSTAPAKQPPVPPPKPVNRNSNSVIAELSQAMNSGTSLSKPSPPLPPKRGLLPATTVPEASKPPSDRTVTTNRPALTPMHISSAYPPPSPSPPLPTHIPPEPPRMPLPASTPVLDPPRSLDLPKETPLPPEEFRSLEAGKRTAEQGFGDSHMLPRLPPVPLHIRIQQALASPLPVTPPAEGSHRAHSLLFESDGFGEDNGTLGRTRSLPVTIEMLKVPDDEEEEEDDQEEEQNLGSHVYIGEVPSVTVIPKLVPQVLPEEQEGDEGMSDSDSEGPILYKDDEDEEDESHNSTLANKVKRKDTLAIKLGNTTTAQEEKIVFPRKSKEEWNEIRHQIGTTLIRRLSQRPTAEELEQRNILQPKNEADRQAEKREIKRRLTRKLSQRPTVAELQARKILRFNEYVEVTDAQDYDRRAEKPWTKLTPADKAAIRKELNEFKSCEMEVHEDSKQFTRYHRP, from the exons ATGGGGGTAGATGTTTTGGAATCGGGTGACACCACACCTCCTAcgaagaggaaaagcaagttCTCAAGCTTTGGCAAGATCTTTAAGCCCTGGaagtggaggaaaaagaaaagcagtgataaATTTAAGGAGACCTCGGAAG TTTTAGAACGAAAGATCTCTATGCGAAAGCCAAGAGAGGAGCTGGTAAAAAGAGGGGTTCTGTTGGAAGACCCTGAGCAGG ATGGGGAAGAACCAGACAAGCTGAACCCACCCACACTGAAGAATGGCCACACAGTCCCAATCGGTGGTCCTGGGCTTTGTAACCAGGAGGAGGAGGCCACAAAGCCATGCAGCcttaggaagcctgttccagctGAGGAGCCGAAGAAAAGGCAGG GCTCCTCCAGCAGCCACTCCGGACCCGAACTGGAACCACCTCAGGAGCCCTATGTTCCCAGGCAGCCTCTACTTCCTCCCAAAAGACCTCCCTCCACATCCCAAGAGGCAAATGAAGCGCAGGCGAAGGATCCAGTGCCTGCcccctccagcacagcccctgctgcagcaaAGACAGTCAATTCCAGtgctgccccagccccggccccaaGGACTCTGCCCCCTGCTCTTGCCAGTGCCAACACTACTGTTCCTACGAGTAcaaccagcacagctcctgccaaaCAGCCGCCTGTCCCCCCTCCCAAACCTGTCAACAGAAACAGCAACTCAGTAATAG ctgAGCTTTCTCAAGCAATGAACAGTGGTACAAGCTTGTCCaagccttcccctcctctcccaccGAAGAGAGGCCTCCTGCCTGCCACCACTGTGCCAGAGGCCTCCAAGCCCCCGAGCGACAGGACAGTGACAACGAACCGCCCTGCACTGACACCGATGCACATCTCCTCTGCCTACCCACCACCATCACCTTCACCACCCCTGCCCACTCACATCCCCCCTGAACCTCCACGTATGCCCTTGCCTGCCTCCACCCCTGTGCTGGACCCTCCACGCTCCCTGGACCTGCCCAAAGAgactcctcttcctcctgaagAGTTCAGGTCGTTGGAAGCAGGGAAGAGGACAGCAGAGCAAGGCTTTGGTGACTCTCACATGCTGCCGCGCCTGCCCCCAGTCCCACTGCACATCCGGATCCAGCAGGCTCTGGCCAGCCCTCTGCCTGTCACCCCACCTGCAGAGGGCTCACACAGGGCTCACTCGCTGCTCTTTGAGAGTGATGGCTTTGGAGAAGACAACGGCACCCTGGGCAGGACGAGGTCCCTGCCTGTCACCATCGAGATGCTGAAAGT TCCAGAcgatgaggaagaggaagaagatgaccaggaagaggagcagaatTTGGGTTCTCATGTGTATATTGGAGAGGTGCCATCTGTCACAGTCATCCCCAAACTGGTACCCCAGGTTCtgccagaggagcaggaaggagatgAAGGGATGAGCGACTCTGACTCGGAGGGGCCCATCCTGTACAAAGAtgatgaggatgaggaagatGAAAGCCATAACA GCACACTGGCTAACAAAGTGAAGAGGAAAGACACGCTGGCCATAAAGCTGGGGAACACAACCACAGCACAGGAGGAGAAGATTGTCTTCCCTCGGAAGAGCAAGGAAGAGTGGAATGAAATTCGGCATCAGATTGGGACGACACTGATCAG GCGACTAAGTCAGAGACcaacagcagaggagctggagcagaggaacatACTTCAAC CGAAGAACGAAGCTGACCGTCAGGCTGAGAAGCGGGAGATCAAGCGCAGGCTCACCAGAAAG CTTAGTCAAAGGCCTacagtggcagagctgcaggccaGGAAGATCCTGAGGTTTAATGAATATGTGGAAGTAACAGATGCTCAAGACTATGACCGGCGAGCAGAAAAGCCATGGACAAAGCTAACACCAGCCGACAAG GCTGCCATACGGAAGGAGCTGAATGAGTTTAAGAGCTGTGAAATGGAAGTCCATGAGGACAGCAAGCAGTTCACCAG GTACCATCGACCATAA